In Thermodesulfovibrio aggregans, the following proteins share a genomic window:
- a CDS encoding CHASE2 domain-containing protein, which translates to MNKKNLSKKVAILSILSILFSSFVYLTEILKPFEFKVYDLFTKYLNPAKKSDNICLIYIDQLSIDELSKEKITWPWPRQIYAPVIEYLSEADAVFIDILLTEQSSYGVEDDKILAEAVEKSGNVYLPVVLSREKRDFDEKYAQKISYQTQIPLKYEYNSIIFPIEELKLSAKNLGNVSILPDEDGIYRHMPLFFKVKEYVIPAFVVSYFIDKNQILVKNNEILINNSPIPLNNGSLLLKYSSDKNPFTVFSFVEILGASTSGDKKLKDFFKGKTVFIGLTAAGLFDLKSTPVSSKTPGVFIHATAFENLINKNFIKIIPDFFIFVLLFLISLTIPYTFLKQHSMKINLLVFLCLLIFLISASVILFRFSLYLQLLPPFLSLIFSSIITLLYSYATEGKERKFIKRTFSQYMDKKIVDYLLEHPESITPGGQKKTATVFFADIAGFTSISEKLSPEDTAMMLHRVLNSLTSVVIKYGGVVDKYIGDCIMAFWGVPLKTDSDEINACRAALECIHSIEELNKEFLKEGMPPVKIRIGIHTGDVIAGNIGSDRLFNYTVIGDTVNIASRLESVNKFFKTNIIISEETYSKTSDIFLARELGVITVKGRVKPLKIFEILGEKDRLKDEKILLVENYNAGYLLFRQQKWNEAKEIFLSILKKFPEDFPSRFYLTQIDELQNSQQLTEDWFIIKIKEK; encoded by the coding sequence ATGAATAAAAAAAATTTATCTAAAAAGGTTGCTATACTTTCAATTCTTTCAATACTGTTTTCTTCGTTTGTATATCTTACAGAAATTTTAAAGCCTTTTGAGTTCAAAGTCTACGATCTGTTTACAAAATATTTAAATCCTGCTAAAAAATCAGACAATATCTGCCTTATCTACATAGACCAACTAAGCATTGATGAACTAAGCAAGGAAAAAATAACATGGCCCTGGCCAAGACAGATCTATGCTCCTGTTATTGAATATCTTTCAGAAGCTGATGCAGTTTTTATTGATATTCTCTTAACTGAACAGTCTTCTTACGGAGTTGAAGACGATAAAATTCTTGCCGAGGCAGTTGAAAAATCAGGTAATGTTTATCTGCCTGTTGTTCTATCACGAGAAAAAAGAGATTTTGATGAAAAATATGCTCAAAAAATCTCTTATCAAACTCAAATACCACTAAAATATGAATACAACTCTATAATTTTTCCAATAGAAGAACTCAAACTCTCTGCTAAAAATCTTGGAAATGTAAGCATCCTTCCAGATGAAGATGGAATTTACAGACATATGCCTTTATTTTTCAAAGTAAAGGAATATGTAATTCCAGCATTTGTGGTCAGTTACTTTATTGATAAAAATCAGATTTTGGTAAAAAATAACGAAATTTTGATAAATAACTCGCCTATTCCTTTAAACAATGGAAGTCTGCTTTTAAAATACTCAAGTGATAAAAATCCCTTTACTGTTTTTTCATTTGTAGAAATTCTCGGAGCATCAACTTCAGGGGATAAAAAATTAAAAGATTTCTTCAAAGGAAAAACTGTATTTATCGGACTCACAGCAGCTGGACTTTTTGATCTTAAATCTACTCCTGTGTCATCAAAAACACCAGGTGTATTTATTCACGCCACTGCCTTTGAAAATTTGATTAACAAAAATTTTATTAAAATTATCCCTGATTTTTTTATCTTTGTATTGCTTTTCTTAATCTCTTTAACTATCCCTTATACTTTTTTAAAACAGCATTCCATGAAAATAAATCTTCTTGTTTTTTTATGTCTATTGATTTTTTTAATTTCAGCATCTGTAATATTATTTAGATTTTCTTTATACCTGCAACTTTTACCACCCTTTTTATCTCTAATATTCAGCTCAATAATAACACTTCTTTATAGTTATGCCACAGAGGGGAAAGAGAGAAAATTTATTAAAAGAACATTTAGTCAGTATATGGATAAAAAAATAGTTGATTATCTTCTCGAACATCCTGAATCCATAACTCCAGGTGGGCAGAAAAAAACTGCAACTGTATTTTTTGCAGATATAGCAGGATTCACTTCTATATCGGAAAAACTATCACCAGAAGATACTGCCATGATGCTTCATAGAGTACTTAATTCATTAACATCTGTGGTTATCAAATATGGAGGAGTTGTAGATAAATATATTGGTGACTGTATTATGGCTTTCTGGGGAGTTCCTCTAAAAACAGATTCAGATGAGATTAATGCCTGCAGAGCTGCATTAGAATGCATTCACTCTATTGAAGAATTGAACAAAGAGTTTTTAAAAGAAGGAATGCCGCCAGTTAAAATCCGAATTGGAATCCATACAGGAGATGTAATTGCAGGTAATATTGGTAGCGATAGACTTTTTAACTATACTGTAATTGGTGATACAGTAAACATAGCATCAAGACTTGAGTCAGTAAATAAATTTTTTAAAACAAATATTATAATCAGTGAAGAAACATACTCAAAAACATCAGATATTTTCCTTGCAAGAGAGCTCGGTGTTATAACAGTTAAAGGGAGAGTTAAACCATTAAAAATATTTGAAATTTTGGGTGAAAAGGATAGATTAAAGGATGAAAAAATATTACTTGTTGAAAACTATAATGCAGGATATTTACTTTTCAGGCAACAAAAATGGAATGAGGCAAAAGAGATTTTTCTGTCCATTCTGAAAAAGTTCCCAGAAGATTTTCCGTCAAGATTTTATCTGACTCAAATAGATGAGCTACAAAATTCACAACAGTTGACAGAAGATTGGTTTATTATTAAAATTAAAGAAAAATGA
- a CDS encoding SH3 domain-containing protein, whose amino-acid sequence MIFKIAVLIFIFSNLSWAETVTVITKENAIRESPRFFSPVKAYVKYGDILNVINKEKDWYRVKFKNTSGYIHKTAVEKRTLSTYGVSTSSQTPSEGEITLAGKGFNPQVEKEYRTKNPMIPYKVVDRIESYRISENEIISFIKSGGLSEPQ is encoded by the coding sequence TTGATATTCAAAATCGCAGTTTTGATTTTTATATTTTCTAACCTGTCATGGGCTGAGACGGTTACTGTAATCACAAAGGAAAATGCTATCAGGGAATCACCAAGATTTTTTTCACCGGTAAAAGCCTATGTAAAATATGGAGACATTCTAAATGTGATTAACAAAGAAAAAGATTGGTACAGAGTGAAGTTTAAAAATACCTCAGGATACATTCATAAAACTGCAGTGGAAAAAAGAACTTTATCAACCTATGGAGTATCCACCTCTTCTCAAACTCCATCAGAGGGTGAGATAACTCTTGCTGGAAAAGGTTTTAACCCACAGGTTGAAAAAGAATACAGAACCAAAAATCCTATGATTCCATATAAAGTTGTTGACAGAATTGAAAGTTACCGTATTTCTGAAAATGAAATAATATCCTTTATAAAAAGTGGAGGGCTTTCAGAGCCACAATGA
- a CDS encoding ribose-phosphate pyrophosphokinase, which translates to MPDGIKLITGNANPELAKKVSDYLQIPLTETVVSTFSDGEIMVQIKENVRGSDAFVIQPTCTPVNHNLMELLLIIDALKRASAGRITAVIPYYGYARQDRKVQPRVPISAKLVANLITVAGANRVLSIDLHAGQIQGFFDIPVDHLLATPVILDYLRKSNLLDNITVVSPDAGGTERARAFAKKIDAPLAIIDKRRDAPNVSKVMHVIGDVRDRDVLIIDDMIDTGGTLVQAADALKEKGAKRVFAACTHAVLSGPAIERINNSVLEEVIVTDTIPLHDKKEKCPKIKVLTVAYLLGEAIKRIHEETSISSLFI; encoded by the coding sequence ATGCCTGATGGTATCAAGTTGATAACAGGAAATGCAAATCCTGAACTTGCAAAAAAAGTTAGCGATTATTTACAAATTCCTTTAACTGAAACAGTTGTTAGCACATTCAGTGATGGCGAAATAATGGTTCAAATCAAAGAAAATGTTAGAGGCTCTGACGCCTTTGTTATTCAGCCTACCTGCACACCTGTAAATCATAATCTCATGGAGTTACTTTTAATCATTGATGCATTGAAAAGAGCTTCTGCTGGAAGAATTACTGCAGTGATTCCCTACTATGGATATGCAAGGCAGGACAGAAAAGTTCAGCCAAGAGTTCCCATATCAGCAAAGCTTGTTGCAAACCTTATTACAGTTGCAGGAGCAAATAGAGTGCTCTCAATTGATTTACACGCAGGTCAGATTCAGGGATTTTTTGATATTCCTGTTGATCATCTTTTAGCTACTCCAGTAATTCTTGATTATTTAAGGAAAAGCAATCTTTTAGATAACATTACTGTTGTCTCTCCTGATGCAGGTGGCACAGAGAGAGCAAGGGCATTTGCTAAAAAAATAGATGCACCTTTAGCAATAATAGATAAAAGGCGGGACGCACCAAATGTTTCAAAGGTAATGCATGTTATAGGAGATGTTAGAGATAGAGATGTTCTGATAATTGATGACATGATTGACACTGGTGGAACACTTGTTCAGGCTGCAGATGCATTAAAGGAAAAAGGAGCAAAAAGGGTTTTTGCTGCATGCACTCATGCTGTTCTTTCAGGTCCTGCTATTGAGAGAATTAATAACTCAGTGCTTGAAGAGGTTATAGTTACAGATACTATTCCACTTCATGATAAAAAGGAAAAATGTCCTAAAATAAAAGTTCTTACTGTTGCATATCTTTTAGGTGAAGCAATTAAAAGAATACATGAAGAAACTTCTATAAGTTCATTATTCATATAA
- a CDS encoding zinc dependent phospholipase C family protein, giving the protein MSWLLLITIFVFLPETSYAWGPLTHTYLGSQILSFSGLVTMDIFRLIKHYKEYFIYGNIIPDIVIGKKYLPDEKNPHSWKTGFMLLNNAERPEEKSFAYGFLTHLAADAILHNEIREFNSFKHMIFEIKADRVVDRFYWFQIMSINKRVRKMSERFFEQILLNPVSIRTSKKIYRSLIFLSGFNKSDLKNSEMFNSFHLKSLTAMLDILNNRENSKIITLPPHH; this is encoded by the coding sequence ATGAGCTGGCTCTTATTAATCACTATTTTTGTATTTTTACCAGAAACTTCTTATGCATGGGGTCCTCTTACACATACTTATCTCGGAAGTCAAATACTTTCTTTTTCAGGACTTGTGACTATGGATATTTTTAGATTGATAAAACACTATAAAGAGTATTTTATCTATGGCAATATTATTCCTGATATAGTAATTGGCAAAAAATATCTGCCTGATGAGAAGAATCCTCACTCATGGAAAACAGGTTTTATGCTTTTAAATAATGCAGAGAGACCTGAAGAAAAGTCATTTGCCTACGGATTTCTAACCCACCTGGCAGCAGATGCTATCCTTCATAATGAAATAAGAGAATTTAATTCTTTTAAGCACATGATTTTTGAGATAAAAGCAGATAGAGTTGTTGATAGATTTTACTGGTTTCAGATAATGAGCATAAACAAAAGAGTTAGAAAGATGAGTGAGAGATTTTTTGAACAAATCCTGTTAAATCCAGTGTCTATAAGAACTTCAAAGAAAATATATAGATCATTGATTTTTCTCTCAGGATTCAATAAGAGTGACCTAAAAAATTCCGAAATGTTTAACAGTTTTCATTTAAAGTCATTAACTGCTATGCTTGATATTCTTAACAATAGAGAGAATTCAAAAATAATAACCCTTCCACCTCATCACTAA
- a CDS encoding tetratricopeptide repeat protein, whose translation MRYILVFAFIFLFFIPFSATADDEQSYFNFIAGYYSSINGDLNRAITFYKEALQDDPSSKFIKVLLADTYLKIDDIETAKSYINDVLKEEPENRDALQVLALIYVKEQKINEAIEVYEKVLKQSPKKVEILSKIGNLYLRTGMYDKAIETFKKILEEDPENIMALHFIGVIYIEKKDLQSARNSFKAIVGINPDYEPAYTNLGAVEELAGNFKEAEKYFKKALELNPENLFARERLINLYLSQKSYGEAIKELETLKEQKSEVEQIHEKLALLYFQTKQYDKAIEELEYLLRKNPKDMNLMYYLSLIYIETGKFNEAEQILKQIISINPKQVNAFLNLATVYLKQKKLTEALNIYDEILQFAEDIAEIYIYATETAMDLKDYQKAKDYIEKALTKFPDNPDVNFVAGVVFDKLGKFDETEKLMRKTISLKPDHAEALNYLGYSWADRGINLEEAKSLIEKAVQLKPTNGYYLDSLGWVYFKLGDKKNALKYLLDATKYVKDDPVILEHLGDVYKELGDFKKAFESWQESLKYHEKEPGLKERVEKKIKEIEPLIK comes from the coding sequence ATGCGTTACATTTTAGTTTTTGCTTTCATCTTTCTTTTTTTTATACCTTTTTCAGCAACTGCTGATGATGAGCAGTCATACTTTAATTTCATAGCTGGATACTATTCCAGCATAAATGGAGATCTAAACAGAGCGATTACATTTTACAAAGAAGCATTGCAGGATGATCCTTCATCAAAATTTATTAAAGTGCTTTTAGCTGATACATACTTGAAAATTGACGATATTGAAACAGCAAAAAGCTATATCAATGATGTATTAAAGGAAGAACCTGAAAATAGAGATGCCCTACAGGTTCTTGCTTTAATTTATGTAAAAGAGCAGAAAATTAATGAAGCTATTGAAGTATATGAAAAGGTTCTCAAACAATCACCTAAAAAAGTTGAAATACTCTCAAAAATAGGAAATCTATACCTTCGCACTGGCATGTATGACAAAGCCATTGAAACATTTAAAAAGATATTAGAAGAAGACCCTGAAAATATCATGGCTTTACATTTTATTGGTGTAATTTATATTGAAAAGAAGGATCTTCAATCAGCACGAAATAGTTTTAAGGCAATTGTCGGGATTAATCCTGATTATGAGCCAGCGTATACAAATTTAGGAGCAGTTGAAGAGCTTGCAGGAAACTTTAAAGAAGCTGAGAAATATTTTAAAAAAGCATTGGAACTTAATCCTGAAAATCTCTTTGCAAGAGAGCGTTTGATAAATTTATATCTTTCACAGAAATCATACGGAGAGGCAATAAAAGAGCTTGAAACCCTGAAAGAGCAGAAATCAGAGGTTGAACAGATTCATGAAAAGCTTGCTCTTCTTTATTTTCAGACCAAACAGTATGATAAAGCTATTGAGGAGCTTGAATACCTATTAAGAAAAAATCCAAAGGACATGAATCTCATGTATTATCTATCCTTAATCTACATTGAAACAGGAAAGTTTAATGAGGCAGAACAGATATTAAAGCAGATTATTTCAATAAATCCAAAACAGGTCAATGCTTTTTTAAATCTTGCTACGGTTTATTTAAAACAGAAAAAACTCACTGAAGCATTAAATATTTATGATGAAATTCTGCAGTTTGCCGAAGATATAGCTGAGATTTACATTTATGCTACAGAAACTGCTATGGATTTAAAAGATTATCAGAAGGCAAAGGACTATATTGAAAAAGCTCTCACAAAGTTTCCTGATAATCCTGATGTGAATTTTGTAGCAGGAGTAGTTTTTGATAAGCTTGGTAAATTTGATGAAACTGAGAAATTGATGAGAAAAACTATCTCTTTAAAACCTGACCATGCAGAAGCTCTTAACTATCTTGGTTATAGCTGGGCTGATAGAGGCATTAATCTTGAAGAAGCAAAGTCTCTAATAGAAAAGGCAGTGCAGCTTAAACCAACTAATGGTTATTATCTTGACAGTCTTGGATGGGTTTATTTTAAGCTGGGTGATAAGAAAAATGCTTTAAAGTATCTTCTTGATGCGACAAAATATGTAAAAGATGACCCTGTAATTCTTGAACATCTTGGAGATGTCTATAAAGAACTCGGAGATTTTAAGAAAGCTTTTGAGAGTTGGCAGGAGTCTTTGAAATATCATGAAAAAGAACCAGGTCTAAAAGAAAGGGTAGAGAAAAAGATAAAAGAAATTGAACCTCTGATTAAATAA
- the pth gene encoding aminoacyl-tRNA hydrolase, which translates to MIIVVGLGNPGKKYANTRHNVGFMIVDEVARKLNVDFKEKEDYFIAEAKINDEDIAIIKPTTYMNLSGRAVKKFINEKILQSLPMSLIVVHDDLDLPLGKIKIKRNGSSGGHRGVQSIIESIGTKDFIRVKLGIGKDPAEEISDYVLSPFKREEKAIIREKLTVAADAIITLITEGLDKAMNIYNRDDL; encoded by the coding sequence ATGATTATAGTTGTTGGACTCGGGAATCCTGGTAAAAAATATGCAAATACACGACATAATGTAGGTTTCATGATAGTTGATGAAGTTGCAAGAAAGCTTAATGTAGATTTTAAAGAAAAAGAAGATTATTTTATAGCAGAGGCAAAGATTAATGATGAGGATATAGCAATTATAAAACCAACCACCTATATGAATTTAAGTGGAAGAGCTGTAAAAAAATTTATCAATGAAAAAATTTTACAGTCTCTTCCCATGTCTTTAATTGTGGTTCACGATGATCTTGATTTACCTTTAGGAAAAATAAAAATAAAAAGAAATGGTTCTTCAGGTGGACATAGAGGGGTTCAGTCAATTATTGAAAGCATAGGAACAAAGGACTTTATTAGAGTAAAATTGGGTATTGGTAAAGATCCTGCAGAGGAGATATCAGATTATGTTCTGAGTCCTTTTAAAAGGGAAGAAAAAGCTATAATAAGAGAAAAGTTGACTGTTGCAGCTGATGCAATCATTACTTTGATTACTGAAGGGCTTGATAAAGCAATGAATATTTACAATAGGGATGATCTATGA
- a CDS encoding M48 family metalloprotease: MIRKFIFIPILLICLLSCKNVDIDKAVDLTFTTIQATEKAARPISDEEEYYVGRAVAARLLQYYPLYENSALTRYINLVGTTIALHSEKPFTFGGYHFAVLNSNEVNAFACPGGIILITKGMIQLAQNEDELAAILAHEIAHINHRDGINSIKQARWTEALTIIGTKAARQFGSEDLTKLVNIFEGSVDDIVKTLVVNGYSRSQEYAADETALSYLAKAGYNPYSLINVLERMGKYANVNNKGFFKTHPDPNDRIENIKDKIPSVNLDQTLFNKRLQRFNSFVKS, encoded by the coding sequence ATGATAAGGAAATTTATATTTATTCCAATTTTATTGATTTGCCTGCTTTCTTGTAAAAATGTTGATATAGACAAAGCAGTAGACTTAACCTTTACTACCATTCAAGCAACTGAAAAGGCAGCAAGACCTATATCAGATGAAGAAGAATACTATGTAGGGAGAGCTGTTGCAGCAAGGCTTTTACAATACTATCCTTTATATGAAAACTCTGCATTAACCAGATATATAAATTTAGTTGGCACAACAATAGCACTTCATTCTGAAAAACCTTTCACATTTGGAGGCTACCATTTTGCTGTACTAAACAGCAATGAAGTAAATGCCTTTGCCTGCCCGGGAGGTATAATATTAATAACAAAAGGGATGATTCAGCTTGCACAGAATGAAGATGAGCTTGCTGCAATACTTGCCCATGAAATAGCCCACATTAATCATCGTGATGGGATAAACTCAATTAAGCAGGCAAGATGGACAGAAGCACTTACAATCATTGGTACAAAAGCAGCAAGACAGTTTGGTTCTGAAGATTTAACCAAACTTGTAAATATCTTTGAAGGTTCAGTTGATGACATAGTGAAAACTCTTGTTGTCAATGGCTATAGCAGATCACAGGAATATGCAGCAGATGAAACTGCCCTATCATATCTTGCAAAAGCAGGATACAATCCTTATTCTTTGATAAATGTCCTTGAAAGAATGGGAAAATACGCTAATGTTAACAACAAAGGCTTTTTTAAAACCCATCCTGATCCAAATGATAGAATAGAAAACATCAAAGATAAAATTCCTTCCGTAAACTTAGATCAAACTCTCTTCAATAAACGACTACAAAGATTTAATTCTTTTGTCAAAAGCTAA
- a CDS encoding 50S ribosomal protein L25 — MEKFVLNAEKREKTGKGVARQLRNKGIIPCVMYRGGYSIPIQITAKELLPFMNIATKEKLFVTLKLNGEEKQAVLQDYQVDPVSGKLLHVDFLEVSATEKIRVTVPVILIGEPIGVKQDNGVLQHGISEIEIEAIPEKIPGHIEVDVSQLEVGDSIHVRDIKFEEGIKVISDPDEVIATVTVEEEEVEAAPVEETPEPEVIKKGKKAEKEEEE; from the coding sequence ATGGAAAAGTTCGTTCTAAATGCAGAAAAAAGAGAAAAAACAGGAAAGGGAGTAGCAAGACAACTGAGGAATAAAGGTATAATCCCCTGTGTTATGTACAGAGGGGGGTATTCTATTCCAATCCAGATAACAGCAAAGGAACTTCTCCCTTTTATGAATATTGCCACGAAGGAAAAACTATTTGTAACTCTTAAACTGAATGGAGAAGAAAAACAGGCAGTGCTTCAGGATTATCAGGTTGATCCGGTAAGTGGAAAGCTTTTGCATGTAGATTTTCTTGAAGTAAGTGCTACTGAAAAAATCAGAGTTACTGTTCCTGTCATTCTTATTGGTGAGCCAATAGGAGTTAAGCAGGACAATGGAGTGCTACAGCATGGAATTTCAGAAATTGAAATTGAGGCAATCCCTGAAAAGATTCCAGGTCATATTGAAGTAGATGTTTCTCAATTAGAAGTTGGAGATTCAATCCATGTTAGAGATATAAAGTTTGAGGAAGGAATAAAAGTTATATCAGATCCAGATGAAGTTATTGCTACAGTTACTGTTGAAGAGGAAGAAGTAGAGGCAGCACCTGTAGAAGAAACACCTGAACCTGAGGTAATAAAGAAAGGCAAGAAGGCTGAAAAAGAGGAAGAAGAATAG
- the ispE gene encoding 4-(cytidine 5'-diphospho)-2-C-methyl-D-erythritol kinase, whose protein sequence is MFTYKAFAKINWTLSVLKKRDDGYHDIITLMHAIDLYDTLSFEPSEKVEIEINMPIKKEKNLVYKAIKALQKYTGIKKGVRVVIKKEIPIGAGLGGGSSDAATTLRALNELWQLNLDTKTMHEIGSSIGSDIPFFFYLPIAIVEGRGDIIKPLQIQKSYTLLIVKPDFSISTKWAYESLNLQTQLTTEYEKINNNIWQLYNQLCCGNVSSLNLWNDLEKSVLEKYPEIDKIKRRLIESGAKKTLMSGSGSTVFGVFEDKEDADRALKNFEKYWARVVQTLC, encoded by the coding sequence ATGTTCACCTATAAAGCCTTTGCTAAAATAAACTGGACACTTTCAGTTTTAAAAAAAAGAGATGATGGCTACCATGATATTATCACATTGATGCATGCCATAGATTTGTATGATACCCTGAGTTTTGAACCATCAGAAAAAGTTGAAATTGAAATTAACATGCCCATAAAAAAAGAAAAAAACTTAGTATACAAAGCAATCAAAGCTTTGCAAAAATATACGGGAATTAAAAAAGGTGTGCGTGTTGTTATTAAAAAAGAAATACCTATTGGTGCTGGTCTTGGTGGTGGAAGCTCTGATGCTGCTACTACTTTAAGAGCTCTAAATGAACTGTGGCAACTTAATCTTGATACAAAAACCATGCATGAAATAGGAAGTTCAATTGGCAGTGATATACCCTTTTTCTTCTATCTTCCAATAGCTATTGTTGAAGGTAGAGGTGATATAATTAAACCCTTACAGATTCAAAAATCTTATACTTTGTTAATTGTCAAACCAGATTTCAGCATTTCAACAAAGTGGGCTTATGAATCCTTAAATCTACAAACTCAATTGACAACAGAGTATGAAAAAATAAATAATAATATTTGGCAGTTATACAATCAGCTCTGTTGTGGGAATGTTAGCAGTTTAAATTTATGGAACGATCTGGAAAAGAGTGTTTTAGAAAAGTATCCTGAAATAGATAAGATTAAAAGAAGATTAATTGAATCTGGTGCTAAAAAAACTCTGATGAGTGGAAGTGGCTCTACTGTATTTGGAGTATTTGAAGATAAAGAGGATGCTGATAGGGCTTTGAAAAACTTTGAAAAATACTGGGCGAGGGTGGTTCAGACCCTTTGTTGA
- a CDS encoding ferredoxin domain-containing protein, translated as MELNPEKEVIEIVAKLMLISARTAPKAKGEDEIVTGIVTPEEKEAIAREMEKLGEKETHKFFKRDAQNVRDAEGLILIGLNFKKPVGVNCGTCGYDCNTILKQKTHEIEYAGPVCTIRAIDLGIAVGSLVSVAKELGVDNRVMYSVGVAARKLGLMDAQIILGIPLSVKGKNIFFDRKPI; from the coding sequence ATGGAGCTTAATCCAGAGAAAGAAGTAATTGAAATAGTGGCAAAGCTTATGCTCATCTCAGCAAGAACAGCACCTAAAGCAAAGGGAGAAGATGAAATTGTTACTGGAATTGTTACTCCTGAAGAAAAGGAAGCAATTGCCAGAGAGATGGAAAAGCTTGGCGAAAAGGAAACTCATAAATTCTTTAAAAGAGATGCTCAGAATGTGCGGGATGCTGAAGGACTAATACTTATTGGCTTGAACTTTAAAAAACCTGTTGGAGTAAATTGTGGTACCTGCGGTTATGACTGTAATACGATTCTTAAGCAGAAGACCCATGAAATTGAGTATGCAGGACCTGTCTGTACAATTAGGGCAATTGATCTGGGTATTGCAGTGGGTTCTCTTGTTTCAGTTGCTAAAGAACTGGGAGTTGACAACAGAGTAATGTACTCAGTAGGTGTTGCTGCAAGAAAACTTGGACTTATGGATGCCCAGATTATACTTGGCATTCCCTTAAGTGTAAAGGGAAAAAATATTTTCTTTGACAGAAAACCCATCTAA